A portion of the Rhodanobacter sp. AS-Z3 genome contains these proteins:
- a CDS encoding peptidase M61 codes for MAVPTPTSAGARHTLATLAAAVLLAFAATAVQAQAIGADQVPAPQDTPYPGTISLHVDASDTLQGIFRVHETIPVTAGPLTLLYPQWIPGDHSPSGPIAMLAGLKLSANGQPVMWKRDKYNVFAFHLDVPAGVSSLEVAFDYMSPRDGGFEITDRMMDMEWSKVSLYPAGHFSRAITFAPSMTLAQGWQFGTALETASQSGDTTTFKPVTFNNLVDSPVYAGRYFKRVDLNPGGSAPVHLDIVADAPKYLEMSAEQLKVHRALVTQAVSVFGSHHYDHYDFLFSLSDELGGNGTEHHQSSEDGMGADYFTAWDSNAPERDLLAHEYVHSWNGKFRRPADLWTPNFNVPMGDSLLWVYEGQTQYWGYVLTARSGMWTVQQFRDGLAMVAANYERNRPGFQWRTLEDTTNDATAAHRSSLPYRSWQMSEDYYSGGQMMWLAVDGKIRELTQGHKSLDDFAHAFFGVDNGSYVTKTYTFDDVVATLNGVVKNDWASFLHARVDALNPPLEEGLAATGWKLVYTDQPSAYEKQYNSRPEPSRHLYNFAWSIGLTMNDHGQVNDVRWGGPAFKAGVSTGASLEAVNGQTYSKEVLKEAIAAAKGSKTPIQLLMKYQGGYRTISLDYHDGLQYPHLERIKGTPDYLSQIIAARK; via the coding sequence ATGGCTGTTCCTACCCCTACCTCTGCCGGCGCGCGCCACACGCTTGCGACGCTTGCTGCTGCCGTGCTGCTGGCGTTTGCTGCCACGGCAGTCCAGGCACAGGCCATCGGCGCTGACCAGGTGCCCGCGCCGCAGGACACGCCGTATCCCGGCACGATCAGCCTGCATGTCGACGCCAGTGACACGCTGCAGGGCATCTTCCGCGTACACGAGACGATTCCGGTCACGGCCGGTCCGCTGACCTTGCTGTATCCGCAATGGATTCCCGGCGACCACTCGCCGAGCGGCCCGATCGCGATGCTGGCCGGCCTCAAGCTCTCGGCCAATGGCCAGCCGGTGATGTGGAAGCGTGACAAGTACAACGTGTTCGCGTTCCATCTCGACGTGCCGGCGGGGGTGAGCAGCCTTGAGGTAGCCTTCGACTACATGTCGCCGCGCGATGGCGGCTTCGAAATCACCGATCGCATGATGGACATGGAATGGAGCAAGGTGTCGCTGTATCCGGCCGGGCACTTCTCGCGCGCGATCACCTTCGCCCCCAGCATGACGCTGGCGCAAGGCTGGCAGTTCGGTACGGCGCTGGAGACTGCTTCGCAGTCCGGTGACACGACCACGTTCAAGCCGGTGACGTTCAACAACCTGGTCGATTCCCCGGTTTACGCCGGGCGATATTTCAAGCGCGTCGACCTGAATCCGGGTGGCAGCGCTCCGGTGCATCTGGACATCGTCGCGGACGCACCGAAGTATCTGGAGATGTCGGCCGAGCAGCTCAAGGTGCATCGCGCGCTGGTCACTCAGGCCGTGAGCGTGTTCGGCTCGCATCACTACGATCACTACGACTTTTTGTTCTCGCTGTCCGATGAGCTCGGCGGTAATGGCACCGAGCACCATCAGTCCAGCGAGGACGGCATGGGCGCCGACTACTTCACCGCCTGGGACAGCAATGCGCCGGAGCGTGACCTGCTGGCGCACGAATACGTGCATTCGTGGAACGGCAAGTTCCGCCGCCCAGCGGATCTGTGGACGCCGAACTTCAACGTGCCGATGGGCGACTCGCTGCTGTGGGTCTACGAAGGCCAGACCCAGTATTGGGGTTATGTGCTGACCGCGCGCTCGGGTATGTGGACAGTGCAGCAGTTCCGCGATGGCCTGGCGATGGTGGCCGCAAACTACGAGCGCAACCGCCCCGGCTTCCAGTGGCGCACGCTGGAGGACACCACCAATGATGCCACGGCGGCCCACCGATCGAGCCTGCCGTATCGCAGCTGGCAGATGAGTGAGGATTACTACAGCGGTGGCCAGATGATGTGGCTGGCGGTCGACGGAAAAATTCGCGAACTCACCCAGGGACATAAGTCGCTGGACGATTTCGCGCATGCCTTCTTCGGCGTCGACAACGGCAGCTACGTGACCAAGACCTATACGTTCGATGACGTGGTGGCGACCTTGAATGGCGTGGTCAAAAATGACTGGGCCAGCTTCCTGCACGCGCGCGTCGATGCGCTGAATCCGCCGCTGGAAGAAGGATTGGCGGCAACCGGCTGGAAGCTGGTCTATACCGACCAGCCCAGTGCCTACGAGAAGCAGTACAACTCACGGCCGGAGCCGTCGCGGCATTTGTACAACTTCGCCTGGTCGATCGGGCTGACCATGAATGATCACGGTCAGGTCAACGATGTGCGCTGGGGCGGTCCGGCGTTCAAGGCCGGGGTCAGCACCGGCGCGTCGCTGGAGGCGGTGAACGGCCAGACCTATTCCAAGGAAGTGCTGAAGGAAGCCATTGCGGCAGCCAAGGGCAGCAAGACGCCAATCCAGTTGCTGATGAAGTATCAGGGCGGCTATCGCACCATCTCGCTGGACTACCACGATGGCTTGCAGTACCCGCACCTGGAACGCATCAAGGGCACGCCGGACTATCTCAGCCAGATCATTGCGGCACGGAAGTAG